A genomic window from Sphingobacterium spiritivorum includes:
- the merA gene encoding mercury(II) reductase: protein MKEEKIKLEIAGMTCDHCATGIKKMLSQNEGVKEANVSYPKATCECSFDPTKTSKEEIINTINGTKNYRVKSEISENGNSRNNQFDLIIIGGGSVAFSAAIKAESLGLSTLMVNGGLDFGGTCVNVGCVPSKNLIRAGESAYHATHSNFEGIKPKGVDIDFAQIIKDKKKLVATLQEKKYMDVVSDFENLTMLKGWAKFKDNKTILVDGKEYKAFKFLIAAGATTNIPTIEGLDKIDYLTNVSLFDLEEKPESLTIMGAGYIGLEIAMAYNRLGVKVRIIEFTDRVLRTQTPDISEALETQMRKEGIEILPNFRAVKFEKQGNETIIHCKCADGSFTQIIEKGKVVIATGTKANTSQLGLDNIGLELTKSGHIAVNEKMETNLPNIYAAGDVTNTPAFVYTAAFEGKIAVENAFSGTDNKADYSSLPWVVFTDPQIAGAGLDEAQAESKGIPFEVSKLELKDVPRAIAANDTRGFIKLIRNTETDKLIGARVVAPEGGELIQLLSMAIKYGITVRELAESFYPYLTLGEGIKLAAITFGKDVSKLSCCAS from the coding sequence ATGAAAGAAGAAAAAATAAAATTGGAAATTGCAGGTATGACCTGCGACCATTGTGCCACAGGAATAAAAAAAATGCTTTCACAAAATGAGGGTGTTAAAGAAGCCAATGTGAGCTACCCAAAAGCTACTTGTGAATGTTCTTTTGACCCTACCAAAACAAGTAAAGAAGAAATCATCAATACCATTAACGGCACAAAAAACTATCGTGTAAAAAGTGAAATTTCTGAAAATGGAAATAGTAGGAATAATCAATTTGATTTAATAATTATCGGTGGTGGTTCGGTTGCATTTTCGGCAGCTATCAAAGCCGAAAGTTTAGGTTTATCGACCTTAATGGTAAACGGTGGTTTGGACTTTGGCGGTACTTGTGTCAACGTGGGTTGTGTGCCTTCTAAAAATCTTATTCGTGCAGGCGAGTCGGCTTATCACGCTACACATTCCAACTTTGAAGGCATCAAGCCAAAAGGAGTTGATATTGATTTCGCTCAAATCATCAAAGACAAGAAAAAATTAGTAGCCACACTTCAAGAGAAAAAATATATGGATGTGGTAAGCGATTTTGAAAACCTGACTATGCTAAAAGGTTGGGCAAAATTCAAAGACAACAAAACCATTTTGGTTGATGGCAAGGAATACAAAGCCTTCAAATTTTTAATTGCTGCGGGAGCTACGACCAACATTCCGACTATTGAAGGATTGGACAAAATTGACTACTTGACCAACGTTTCCCTTTTCGACTTGGAAGAAAAACCCGAAAGCTTGACCATTATGGGAGCAGGTTACATAGGTTTGGAAATTGCAATGGCGTACAATCGTTTAGGCGTTAAAGTCCGAATCATTGAATTTACCGACCGTGTTCTACGGACACAAACCCCAGACATCAGTGAAGCATTGGAAACCCAAATGCGAAAAGAAGGCATTGAAATCTTACCTAATTTCAGAGCCGTGAAATTCGAGAAACAAGGGAATGAAACCATCATTCACTGTAAATGTGCTGACGGTTCATTTACGCAAATTATAGAAAAAGGTAAGGTAGTAATTGCCACAGGCACAAAAGCCAATACAAGCCAATTAGGGTTAGATAACATTGGTTTGGAACTCACCAAAAGCGGACATATCGCTGTAAATGAAAAAATGGAAACCAATCTACCTAACATTTACGCAGCAGGTGACGTAACCAACACCCCTGCATTTGTTTATACAGCCGCTTTTGAAGGTAAAATTGCCGTTGAAAATGCGTTCTCAGGAACAGATAATAAAGCCGATTATTCTTCTTTACCTTGGGTGGTGTTTACTGACCCACAAATTGCAGGGGCAGGTTTAGATGAAGCACAGGCAGAATCAAAAGGCATTCCATTTGAAGTTTCAAAACTGGAACTTAAAGACGTACCGAGAGCCATTGCAGCAAACGACACAAGGGGTTTTATCAAACTCATTCGCAATACCGAAACTGACAAACTGATAGGTGCAAGAGTAGTTGCACCCGAAGGCGGGGAACTTATTCAACTATTAAGTATGGCTATCAAATACGGTATTACAGTAAGGGAATTGGCTGAGAGTTTCTATCCTTATTTGACATTAGGAGAAGGCATAAAATTAGCAGCCATAACATTTGGAAAGGACGTCTCAAAGTTGAGTTGTTGTGCGAGTTGA
- the traK gene encoding conjugative transposon protein TraK: protein MEFKTLRNIENSFRQIRLYAIVFAVLCIGVVGYAVWQSYRFAEEQRQKIYVLDNGKSLMLALSQDASINRPVEAREHVRRFHELFFTLAPDKNAIESNMSRAFNLADKSAFDYYKDLSEKGYYSRIISGNVQQRIEVDSVVCNFDTHPYAVRTYAKQFIIRSSNVTRRNLITSCYLVNSVRSDNNPQGFNIEKFAVVENRDIEVIER from the coding sequence ATGGAATTTAAAACGCTAAGAAATATCGAAAACAGCTTTAGGCAGATAAGACTATATGCCATTGTGTTTGCGGTTCTCTGTATTGGCGTGGTAGGATATGCCGTATGGCAGTCCTACCGCTTTGCAGAAGAACAACGCCAAAAAATCTATGTATTGGATAACGGCAAATCTTTGATGCTTGCCTTATCGCAAGATGCAAGTATCAACCGACCTGTGGAAGCAAGGGAACACGTCAGACGTTTTCACGAGCTGTTTTTTACACTTGCTCCCGACAAAAACGCTATAGAAAGCAATATGAGCAGGGCATTCAATCTTGCCGACAAAAGTGCCTTCGACTACTATAAAGACTTGTCAGAAAAAGGCTATTACAGTCGTATTATATCAGGAAACGTACAGCAACGCATCGAAGTAGATAGTGTGGTCTGCAATTTCGATACCCATCCTTATGCGGTACGAACCTATGCAAAACAATTCATCATTCGGTCAAGCAATGTAACCAGACGTAACTTAATTACTTCCTGCTACCTAGTCAACTCCGTTCGCTCTGACAACAACCCACAAGGCTTCAATATCGAAAAATTTGCAGTCGTGGAAAACAGGGATATAGAAGTCATCGAACGCTAA
- the merB gene encoding organomercurial lyase, with product MKNQRKYIDGQLNDILFSEFKIKNSDFILRIFQELMQGSSISKNRFYKLIKVSKDKADAILNKLGETDVQGNIIAFSGLSTVPTKHRFIVNGKMLYTWCVVDAILFAEWLDVEVNVHSSDPIDSSLIELQINGGQLLWTTPYPLFISWVESVDTCNIKGSLCNHVSFFASERTAKQWLKNNPDGKILTLEDFFEPKNIGMKCC from the coding sequence ATGAAAAATCAACGAAAATATATTGACGGTCAATTAAACGACATTCTTTTTTCTGAATTTAAGATAAAGAATAGCGATTTTATTTTACGAATATTTCAAGAATTGATGCAAGGCAGTTCTATATCTAAAAACAGATTTTATAAACTAATAAAAGTGTCCAAAGATAAAGCGGACGCTATTTTGAATAAACTGGGCGAAACCGATGTACAAGGAAATATTATTGCATTTTCTGGTCTATCTACAGTTCCTACCAAACATCGCTTTATTGTAAATGGTAAGATGTTATACACATGGTGTGTAGTAGATGCCATTCTGTTTGCTGAATGGTTAGATGTGGAAGTCAATGTTCATTCGTCCGACCCAATTGATAGTTCTCTCATAGAATTACAAATAAACGGAGGTCAGCTATTATGGACAACTCCTTATCCTTTATTTATTTCTTGGGTAGAATCTGTTGACACCTGCAATATTAAAGGGTCGCTATGTAATCACGTTTCATTTTTTGCAAGCGAAAGAACAGCAAAACAATGGTTAAAAAATAATCCTGATGGAAAAATATTGACGCTTGAGGATTTCTTTGAGCCTAAAAACATAGGAATGAAATGTTGTTAA
- a CDS encoding DUF4134 domain-containing protein: protein MKKQRKKVLLAATLMLSGIGAFAQGNGTAGITEATQMVTSYFDPATQLIYAIGAVVGLIGGVKVYNKFSSGDPDTSKTAASWFGACIFLIVAATILRSFFL from the coding sequence ATGAAAAAACAAAGAAAAAAAGTTTTGCTGGCAGCTACATTGATGCTCTCAGGAATCGGTGCATTCGCCCAGGGAAATGGTACAGCAGGTATCACAGAAGCTACCCAAATGGTCACCTCTTATTTCGATCCCGCCACACAGCTTATCTACGCTATTGGTGCCGTAGTAGGACTCATCGGAGGTGTTAAAGTGTACAACAAGTTCAGTAGCGGAGATCCCGATACCAGTAAAACGGCGGCATCGTGGTTCGGTGCCTGTATCTTCCTTATTGTAGCTGCTACCATTCTTCGTTCATTTTTCCTTTAA
- a CDS encoding ArsR/SmtB family transcription factor — protein MENNQSCIRVFADKVQIDNCRVILQTNDKAFSQLSGLLALAGNEVRLKILFLLEEENELCPCDLSDILGMSIPAVSQHLRKLKDGNVIEGRREGQTIFYSLKQEQLTLLRPFFKHIINNSKKETV, from the coding sequence ATGGAAAACAATCAATCGTGTATCCGTGTGTTTGCCGACAAGGTTCAAATAGACAATTGTAGAGTAATACTTCAAACCAACGACAAGGCATTCAGCCAACTGAGTGGACTTTTAGCATTGGCAGGAAACGAAGTAAGGTTGAAAATCTTATTTCTCTTAGAAGAAGAAAACGAACTCTGCCCTTGCGACCTTTCAGACATTCTCGGAATGAGCATTCCTGCCGTTTCGCAACACCTCAGAAAACTAAAAGACGGAAACGTCATTGAAGGGAGAAGAGAAGGACAAACCATTTTCTACTCTTTGAAACAAGAGCAACTGACTTTACTTCGTCCATTTTTTAAACACATCATAAACAATTCAAAAAAGGAAACAGTATGA
- a CDS encoding heavy-metal-associated domain-containing protein, whose protein sequence is MKKNLILLSALFLIGIAQLNAQCCKPTDSKAQTANTNQQEGKTLQLKITGMTCAGCSNHISNALKEVDGIIEHKVEYPGDLATIQYDPSKTNPEAIIKVIEKTGYKAEIIKENSK, encoded by the coding sequence ATGAAAAAGAATTTAATTCTATTGAGTGCTTTGTTCCTAATTGGAATTGCTCAGCTTAATGCTCAATGTTGCAAACCGACTGACAGTAAAGCACAAACAGCAAATACAAACCAGCAAGAAGGTAAGACCCTGCAACTGAAAATCACGGGAATGACTTGTGCAGGTTGTTCCAACCATATTTCAAATGCCCTCAAAGAAGTGGACGGCATTATTGAACACAAAGTGGAATATCCGGGCGATTTGGCAACTATCCAGTACGACCCAAGCAAAACAAATCCTGAAGCTATCATAAAAGTAATTGAAAAAACAGGTTATAAAGCCGAAATCATTAAAGAAAATTCTAAATAA
- the traM gene encoding conjugative transposon protein TraM, with the protein MKENENKKSVVRVTEGNSTATADVLQDGTQNNKEKLKKPLIFGLMAIVFVGCMYLIFKPSEDKKTIENVGLNDAVPEATGTGMPADKGKAYEQEMLERKEQEKRNALATLSDYWNTEDKEEPTDEPFNEEEENNSFGGSGRNSARSSNPALNSYRNSQSALSSFYQDDNAETMELRKQVDELKEKLSEKDVPPVATVDDQLKLMEKSYEMAAKYLPKNANTENSTPANGAVPDAISAMATNQKEHFVSFTSARKNTVSTLYREPSDSAFLADWSETKNRGFYTAGSVEQMAQPKNSIKACVHDAQTVVGETGVRLRLLEPAKTPSRTIPKGTILTANAKFQGGRLQLKVTSIELEGNIIPVDITIYDLDGQQGLYVPYSPEMNALTEMAGNMSQTGGTSVMLTQNAGQQVAADLSRGVVQGISGYFAKKVRTPKVTLKAGYQVFLVSKK; encoded by the coding sequence ATGAAAGAAAATGAGAACAAAAAATCGGTTGTTCGGGTAACGGAGGGGAACTCGACAGCAACTGCTGATGTGTTGCAAGACGGCACACAGAATAATAAGGAGAAGCTCAAAAAGCCCTTAATTTTCGGCTTAATGGCGATTGTTTTCGTGGGTTGTATGTACCTCATATTTAAACCATCCGAAGACAAAAAGACAATTGAAAATGTAGGGCTGAACGATGCGGTACCAGAGGCTACTGGAACTGGAATGCCTGCCGACAAAGGCAAGGCGTATGAACAGGAAATGCTCGAACGCAAAGAGCAGGAAAAACGCAATGCATTGGCTACACTTTCAGACTACTGGAATACAGAAGACAAAGAAGAGCCAACCGACGAACCGTTTAATGAAGAAGAGGAAAACAACAGCTTTGGCGGTAGTGGGAGAAATTCGGCAAGAAGCAGTAACCCTGCTTTGAACAGCTATCGAAATAGCCAAAGCGCATTGAGTTCCTTTTATCAAGATGATAACGCTGAAACAATGGAACTGCGTAAGCAGGTGGACGAATTGAAAGAAAAATTATCAGAAAAGGATGTGCCACCTGTGGCCACAGTTGATGACCAATTGAAGCTAATGGAGAAATCCTATGAAATGGCAGCAAAGTATCTGCCAAAAAATGCGAATACCGAAAATTCAACACCTGCTAATGGTGCTGTTCCGGATGCTATTAGTGCTATGGCTACTAACCAAAAAGAGCATTTTGTATCGTTCACATCAGCAAGAAAAAATACAGTATCAACCCTTTACCGTGAACCATCGGACAGTGCTTTTTTAGCGGATTGGAGCGAAACAAAGAACCGTGGGTTTTATACCGCTGGTTCTGTGGAACAAATGGCACAACCCAAAAACAGTATCAAAGCCTGTGTACACGATGCCCAAACAGTAGTTGGCGAAACAGGTGTGCGTTTACGATTATTAGAGCCTGCAAAAACACCGAGCCGTACCATTCCAAAAGGAACGATTTTAACGGCTAATGCGAAATTTCAGGGAGGGCGTTTACAACTAAAAGTTACCTCGATAGAACTGGAGGGCAATATCATCCCGGTAGATATAACCATTTACGATTTGGACGGACAGCAAGGCTTGTACGTTCCATATTCGCCGGAAATGAATGCCCTTACCGAAATGGCAGGCAATATGAGCCAGACAGGCGGAACAAGCGTAATGCTCACGCAAAATGCTGGACAGCAGGTTGCAGCAGACCTTAGTCGTGGCGTGGTACAGGGAATTTCGGGCTACTTCGCCAAAAAGGTAAGAACCCCAAAAGTTACGCTGAAAGCAGGATATCAAGTCTTCTTGGTATCTAAAAAATAA
- the traJ gene encoding conjugative transposon protein TraJ, which translates to MEWDNLHELLRSLYDDMMPLAGDMAAVAKGLAGLGALFYVALKVWQALSRAEPIDVFPLLRPFALGLCIMFFPTIVLGTINAVLSPVVTGTHAILEDQVLDLNQLQQQKDQLEYEAMVRNPETAYMASDEEFDKKLDELGWSPSDVGTMAGMYMDRQAYKIEKAIKDWFRNLLEILFQAAALVIDTIRTFFLIVLSILGPIAFAISVWDGFQSTLTQWITRYVSVYLWLPVSDLFSSMLARIQSLILERDIAMLADPTYIPDTSNTVYIIFMIIGIVGYFTIPTVTGWVIQAGGAGNFTRNVNQTAMKAGNLAGAGAGSTVGNIGGKLMNK; encoded by the coding sequence ATGGAATGGGATAATCTTCACGAACTCCTTCGTTCACTTTACGACGATATGATGCCGCTTGCAGGTGATATGGCGGCTGTGGCTAAAGGATTGGCGGGATTGGGTGCGTTGTTCTATGTAGCATTAAAGGTTTGGCAGGCTTTAAGCCGAGCCGAGCCTATCGATGTGTTTCCGTTACTGCGTCCATTCGCTCTGGGTCTTTGTATAATGTTCTTTCCAACCATCGTGTTGGGAACCATTAATGCAGTATTAAGCCCGGTAGTTACAGGAACTCACGCCATACTCGAAGACCAGGTGCTTGACCTCAACCAACTCCAGCAACAGAAAGACCAATTGGAATACGAAGCAATGGTACGAAATCCCGAAACCGCCTATATGGCATCAGACGAAGAGTTTGATAAAAAGCTGGATGAATTGGGCTGGTCGCCATCGGACGTTGGTACAATGGCAGGAATGTATATGGACAGGCAAGCCTACAAGATAGAGAAAGCAATAAAGGATTGGTTTCGCAATTTATTGGAAATACTCTTTCAGGCGGCGGCTTTAGTTATTGATACCATACGAACATTTTTCCTGATAGTCCTTTCGATACTCGGACCAATAGCTTTTGCTATTTCCGTTTGGGACGGATTTCAGTCCACGCTCACACAGTGGATCACGAGATATGTCAGCGTATATCTCTGGCTTCCTGTTTCCGATTTGTTCAGCTCGATGCTGGCAAGAATACAATCCCTCATACTGGAAAGGGATATAGCAATGCTTGCCGACCCGACCTACATACCCGATACGAGCAATACGGTGTACATCATCTTTATGATTATCGGTATCGTTGGCTACTTCACAATTCCAACAGTAACAGGTTGGGTAATCCAAGCCGGAGGTGCAGGAAACTTTACTCGTAATGTAAATCAAACAGCGATGAAGGCAGGAAACCTTGCGGGTGCTGGTGCAGGATCTACAGTAGGAAACATCGGCGGTAAACTGATGAATAAATAA
- the merTP gene encoding mercuric transport protein MerTP yields MNKKNNRFVGAGVLSAVAASLCCITPVLALISGASGVASTFSWMEPARPYLIGITVLVLGFAWYQKLKPRTAEEIQCDCEEDEKKPFMQTKTFLGIVTVFAALMLAFPNYAHIFYPSNDNKEVVIVNASDIQTVTFDVKGMTCNGCASHVENDVNKLPGIVKVDAIYEEATAKVEFDQTKVSLAQIEEAINGTGYKVVGKK; encoded by the coding sequence ATGAACAAGAAAAACAACAGATTTGTCGGAGCGGGAGTGCTTTCGGCAGTAGCAGCATCACTTTGCTGCATTACACCTGTATTGGCTCTTATTTCAGGAGCGTCAGGAGTGGCATCTACATTTTCGTGGATGGAACCAGCAAGACCTTATCTAATCGGTATCACTGTTTTGGTGTTGGGTTTTGCTTGGTATCAGAAACTTAAACCACGAACAGCCGAAGAAATTCAATGTGATTGCGAAGAAGACGAAAAGAAACCCTTTATGCAGACCAAAACATTCTTGGGAATTGTAACCGTATTTGCAGCCTTGATGCTCGCTTTTCCGAACTACGCACACATTTTCTATCCTTCAAACGACAACAAGGAAGTTGTAATCGTCAATGCTTCTGACATCCAAACGGTAACTTTTGATGTAAAAGGAATGACTTGCAATGGTTGTGCTTCACACGTAGAAAATGATGTGAACAAATTGCCAGGCATTGTTAAGGTAGATGCGATTTATGAAGAAGCGACTGCCAAAGTAGAATTTGACCAAACCAAAGTGAGTCTTGCTCAAATTGAAGAAGCCATCAACGGTACAGGTTACAAAGTGGTTGGCAAGAAATAG
- a CDS encoding DUF4141 domain-containing protein encodes MKKVLYLVCTALMLAVAPSAKAQFVVTDPANLASGIINSANEIIQTSSTVSNVVKNFNEVKKVYDQGKEYYDKLKAINNLVKDARKVQQTVLLVGDVSEIYVQNFGKMMNDPNFTPQELVAIGNGYSALLNESTELLKELKQIITSSSLSLNDKERMDIIDRVYKEVKDYHSLVRYYTNKNISVSYLRAKKKNDAQRVLELYGTSNQKYW; translated from the coding sequence ATGAAAAAAGTATTGTATCTGGTGTGTACGGCACTAATGCTCGCCGTAGCACCGTCAGCGAAAGCTCAATTTGTAGTAACTGACCCTGCAAATCTGGCATCAGGAATTATCAACAGTGCGAACGAAATCATACAGACTTCTTCCACCGTGAGCAATGTCGTAAAGAACTTCAACGAAGTGAAAAAAGTGTACGATCAGGGCAAGGAATATTACGACAAGCTAAAAGCTATCAACAACCTTGTGAAAGATGCCCGTAAAGTACAGCAAACCGTATTGTTGGTAGGCGATGTGTCCGAAATATATGTTCAGAACTTTGGAAAAATGATGAACGATCCCAATTTCACACCACAGGAATTGGTTGCAATCGGCAATGGTTATTCGGCACTGCTCAATGAAAGTACCGAACTGCTGAAAGAATTGAAGCAAATTATAACCTCTTCAAGCCTTTCGCTAAACGACAAAGAGCGTATGGATATTATTGATCGTGTGTACAAAGAGGTAAAGGATTACCACAGCCTTGTACGCTACTACACTAATAAGAACATTTCTGTAAGCTACCTAAGAGCGAAAAAGAAAAACGACGCACAGAGAGTTCTTGAACTCTACGGAACTTCTAACCAAAAATACTGGTAA
- a CDS encoding DUF4133 domain-containing protein yields MSNYNINKGIGRTVEFKGLKAQYLFIFAGGLLGTLILVMILYMAGVNSYICLSLGIGGASLIVWQTFSLNQKYGEHGLMKIGAIKRHPHYIICRKPVHRYLKSTSKSTAV; encoded by the coding sequence ATGAGTAATTACAACATCAACAAAGGCATTGGAAGAACAGTAGAATTTAAGGGACTGAAAGCGCAGTACCTATTCATCTTCGCCGGCGGATTACTTGGGACATTGATCCTGGTCATGATACTTTACATGGCTGGGGTTAATTCTTACATCTGTCTGTCTTTAGGAATTGGTGGTGCTTCGCTAATTGTATGGCAGACCTTTTCACTCAATCAAAAGTATGGTGAACACGGATTGATGAAAATCGGCGCAATAAAAAGGCATCCCCATTACATCATCTGTCGCAAGCCTGTGCATCGTTATTTAAAGTCCACCTCTAAATCAACTGCCGTATGA
- a CDS encoding TraG family conjugative transposon ATPase: MRNVAKVTTLENKFPLLAVENNCILSKDADITACFEVRLPELFTVASAEYEAIHSAWHKAIKTLPDYTVIHKQDWYIKENYAPDIAGENLSFLGKSYQQHFNERPFLNHYCYLFLTKTTKDRMRMQSNFSSLCKGTLIPKEIRDKEAIHRFMEAVAQFERIVNDSGFISLRRLSENDIIGKDEKQGLLEQYLTLSRDAGTPMQDIALGAEEVRIGNKRLCLHTLSDTDDLPGTVSADTRYEKLSTDRSDCRLSFAAPVGLLLNCNHIYNQYLFLDNSEASLQKFEKSARNMHSLARYSRANQINKEWIEKYLNEAHSFGLSSVRAHFNIMAWSDDPAELKQLKNDCGSALALMECKPRHNTTDVATLYWAGMPGNAGDFPAEESFYTFIEPALCFFTEETNYHNSPSPFGIKMADRLTGKPIHLDISDLPMKRGIITNRNKFILGPSGSGKSFFTNHMVRQYYEQGAHVLLVDTGNSYQGLCELIKGKTKGEDGVYFTYTEDNPIAFNPFYTDDGVFDIEKRESIKTLILTLWKRDDEPPTRSEEVALSNAVSGYIERIKQEDIYPSFNGFYEYVKGDYRKVLEEKQVREKDFDIANFLNVLEPYYKGGEYDYLLNSDKQLDLLSKRFIVFEIDAIKDHKILFPIVTIIIMEVFINKMRRLKGIRKLILIEEAWKAIAKEGMAEYIKYLFKTVRKFFGEAIVVTQEVDDIIQSPIVKESIINNSDCKILLDQRKYMNKFDDIQAMLGLTDKEKGQVLSINMNNDASRLYKEVWIGLGGTHSAVYATEVSLEEYLAYTTEETEKMEVMQLAAELDGNVELAIKHIAMQRRDKVNQ, translated from the coding sequence ATGAGAAATGTAGCAAAAGTCACTACGTTGGAAAATAAGTTTCCTTTGTTGGCAGTAGAAAATAATTGTATCCTGTCCAAGGATGCAGATATTACCGCTTGTTTTGAAGTACGCTTACCAGAACTATTCACAGTAGCTTCTGCGGAATACGAAGCGATTCATTCCGCTTGGCATAAAGCTATCAAGACCTTGCCCGATTATACGGTCATCCATAAACAAGACTGGTACATTAAGGAAAACTATGCACCAGATATTGCTGGTGAGAATTTAAGTTTTTTAGGCAAATCCTACCAACAACATTTCAACGAACGCCCTTTCTTGAACCATTATTGCTATTTATTCCTGACCAAAACTACCAAAGATCGGATGCGGATGCAAAGCAATTTCTCTTCGCTCTGCAAAGGTACGCTGATACCAAAGGAAATCAGAGATAAGGAAGCAATCCACCGTTTTATGGAAGCCGTTGCGCAGTTTGAACGTATCGTGAATGATAGTGGTTTCATAAGCCTACGACGCCTGAGTGAAAACGATATCATCGGTAAAGATGAAAAACAGGGGTTATTAGAACAGTACCTCACCTTGTCAAGAGATGCAGGGACACCCATGCAGGACATCGCATTAGGAGCCGAAGAAGTTCGTATCGGGAACAAAAGGTTATGCTTGCACACCTTATCCGATACGGACGACCTGCCCGGAACGGTATCAGCGGATACTCGTTACGAAAAACTATCTACTGATCGAAGTGATTGTCGTTTGTCATTCGCCGCACCTGTGGGCTTGTTGTTAAACTGCAACCACATTTACAACCAATATTTGTTTTTGGATAACAGCGAAGCCAGTCTACAAAAGTTTGAGAAGTCCGCAAGGAATATGCACTCACTGGCTCGTTACAGTCGTGCCAACCAAATCAACAAAGAGTGGATAGAAAAGTACCTAAACGAAGCCCACAGTTTTGGGCTATCTTCTGTTCGTGCTCACTTCAACATTATGGCGTGGTCGGATGATCCGGCAGAACTGAAACAGCTAAAAAATGATTGTGGAAGTGCTTTAGCATTGATGGAATGTAAACCCAGACACAACACTACGGATGTAGCAACATTGTACTGGGCAGGAATGCCGGGTAATGCAGGTGATTTTCCCGCAGAGGAAAGTTTTTACACTTTTATTGAGCCTGCATTGTGCTTTTTTACGGAAGAAACCAATTACCACAATTCGCCATCACCATTTGGTATCAAGATGGCTGACCGCCTGACTGGAAAGCCTATCCATTTGGATATTTCGGATTTGCCGATGAAACGTGGAATTATTACCAATCGTAACAAGTTCATACTCGGTCCATCGGGAAGTGGTAAATCTTTCTTCACAAACCATATGGTACGACAGTATTACGAGCAAGGCGCTCACGTTTTGCTTGTGGACACCGGAAATTCTTATCAAGGTTTGTGCGAACTCATTAAAGGTAAAACCAAAGGCGAAGACGGTGTTTACTTTACTTATACAGAAGACAACCCAATTGCCTTTAATCCTTTCTATACCGATGATGGCGTATTCGATATTGAGAAGCGTGAAAGTATCAAGACTTTGATACTGACACTCTGGAAACGTGATGATGAACCACCAACCCGTTCAGAAGAAGTAGCATTATCGAATGCTGTATCAGGCTATATCGAGCGCATCAAACAGGAAGATATTTATCCATCATTCAATGGCTTCTATGAGTATGTAAAAGGCGATTACCGCAAGGTACTCGAAGAAAAACAGGTAAGGGAAAAAGACTTTGACATTGCCAATTTCCTTAACGTACTCGAACCCTACTACAAGGGCGGTGAGTATGATTATTTGCTCAATTCCGATAAGCAGTTAGACCTGCTTTCCAAACGCTTTATTGTCTTTGAAATTGATGCGATAAAAGACCACAAAATCCTCTTTCCCATAGTCACGATCATCATTATGGAAGTCTTCATCAACAAGATGAGGAGGTTGAAAGGCATCCGAAAGCTGATACTAATTGAAGAAGCGTGGAAAGCGATTGCGAAGGAAGGTATGGCAGAATATATAAAGTATTTGTTTAAAACGGTTAGGAAGTTTTTCGGTGAAGCCATCGTGGTAACGCAGGAGGTGGATGACATCATCCAGTCGCCCATTGTTAAGGAAAGTATCATTAACAACAGTGATTGTAAAATCCTTTTAGACCAACGCAAGTATATGAACAAGTTTGATGATATACAGGCGATGTTGGGGCTTACAGATAAGGAAAAAGGGCAGGTACTTTCTATCAATATGAACAACGATGCAAGCCGACTTTACAAAGAGGTTTGGATAGGCTTAGGTGGTACGCACTCGGCAGTCTATGCCACCGAAGTTAGTTTGGAGGAATACCTTGCTTACACCACCGAAGAAACCGAAAAAATGGAAGTGATGCAGCTTGCTGCTGAACTGGACGGCAATGTAGAACTCGCCATCAAGCATATCGCAATGCAAAGGCGGGACAAAGTAAATCAATAG